The genomic interval tttgctggtattgctgtttccggggaaaatattcacttcagctttggggagtgactcgtcccaggggttagggtggctatctcccaaaatgtttctccctatgcctcctagattgcactctcttcctgttactgtggtttttccccctctccccccatccccaggagccccaggtgattgtttttgagagagatgttctgcgcggtccctttaagaaggatcctgggtctgagaaatcagactctctcacaaacagtatcctgacttgtttccagctaaatactgtccttacgcctcttctgggctctggggctgcaggctggggctttgttcctggggctcaggaccctttcccctctgctaaactcacttcctgccacgcgagtctctccctgctgccgttcgttccaaggagctgggcagccctctccgcgtttccgcttttcctaccagtctctgtgtggcttcttcagtgttccttggttaaagagtccttttagtttagtccaaagttggtttttccagatgatagttcataaaattcgtttgtaatccactttggttctgggaggtagatgctggtacgtccgcctactccagtgccatcttgtctctcctcatCTTAtactttttgatgcaattgtacatggaattgtttttttaatttcttcttctgattGTTTGTTGTTGGTATTTAAAGACACAATAGATTTATGTACATTGAttctgtatcctgcaactttactgacaTCATCTATTCTAATaagttttttgttgattttttagggttttctatatatagtatcatgtcatctgaaaataataaaagttttacttcatcctttccaatttgaatgccttttatttctgtattgtctgattgctgtagctagatcctccagtactatgttgaacagAAATGGCCATAGTgggcatctttgtcttgttcctgatcttagaggaaaggcTTTCAGCTtctcaccattgagtatgataaaAGCTGTAGGTTtgacatatatggcctttattatgttgtggtaTGTTCCTTTTATATCCACTctattgagagtttttatcataaaagagtgttgaattttgtcaaatgctttctctgcatcttttGAGCTAGTCATATgattttttaacctttattttgttaatgtgatgtatTGCAGTAATTGATTTATGCACATTGAACCATTCTTGCATTCtggggatgaatcccacttggtcatggtatatatttatattaatgtgttATTGTATCTTGTTTGTTAATATGTTGTTGAGAATAGAATAACCATTCTTTTGAAGTGCATGAGAAACATGTACCAAGATAGACCACATTTACTGAGATAGATCATATTGTGGATTATAAAGCATGTCTCAACAAGCATAAAAGTCTTTAAATCATACATGGCATGTTCTCTGATCATAATGTagtcaaattagaaaatcagtatTAAAAAGATTCTATAAAGCCCCCTAATATTTAGGAATGAAACAGATGTGTAAAGACCATATGGATCAAAGGAGAacaaaagaggaaattaaaaaatattttgaactgtaTATAAATGAAGCACATGTCAAAATTTGTGAAACACTGCTAAAGCAATACTGAGGAGCAAATTTATAGCACCGAATACCCTCTTTAGAAAACAAGGATGTTCTCAAATAAATGGCCTTAGCttccactttaagaaactaggaGGCAAGTAAAGCTCCAAAAAGAAAGACAATAccaaagatcagagtggaaaacaataaaatggaaaacataaaaaaaaatagaataaaaaaacccacaaagctcTTTTCTTAAGAagattaataaaatcaataaatctttagcCATATTGACACCAGCAAAGTGAAGAAGACAGTAATCCCCAATAGCATGTGACATCATTAGGACCCTATAGATGTTGAAAGTATAATAAGGGAACATGGACAACTTTATGTCCATAAACttgacaacctaaatgaaatagacaaattattTGACAGAAACAAACTACCAGAACTCactcaagaagaaatatataacctAAGTAGCTCTCTGTCTATTGAGGAAATTAAATGTGTAGTGAAAAACCTTCCCACAATCCAGCTGTTCTTTGACAGGTGAATGTTTAAGCAAACTGGAAGGTCCACACCACAGAATATCATCCCCAATAGGAAGAACCAAATTAGCTACATGACAGCAGCTTGAATGAATTGCAAGGGAATTGTGCTGTGTGAAAAAGTCCCTCTGAAAAAGTGATAcagtgtatgattccatttatatatgtgCTCTATGTAACAAGAATAGAGATGGACAAGAGACACGTGGTTGTCAGGGACCAGGGGTGTGAGTGTGAGTGGGTGTGGCATAAAGGGGTAGACGAAAGAGCCTTGTGGTTATGGTGCAACTCTGTGTCTGGTGGTGATAGTGGCATagaaacacacaaagacacacacacacacacacacacacacgagcgcTTGTAAATCTAATGAAATGTGAATAAGAACGGTGGACCTTCCATCTCCTGGTTGCGATTTGTACTCAGGTTATGCAAGATGCTGTCACAGAGGGAACCTAAGTAGGGGTAAGGATAAGGCCCGTCTCCTCGTGGGGACACTGGGCAGATGTGAAGGCATGGATGAGAATGATGCTGTCCTGGCTGCCTCTCTAACTCCAGGACTGCCCATCTATGCCCTGGAACCACAGCAGCCCAACATCCACCCCATCCTACGCCTCGCCTACCTGTGGGTGTGAAAGAGGAATAAATCAAGCAGAATCCTGGCTCAGTCAGAGTACAGAGCCTTGAGGGTCTCAAAACCCAGGCCCTCTGCTCCTGCCTCGCATGTTCCCCACCAAGGAGACAGGCCAACACCCACGCTCCTTTCCAAGGGCACCAGGAGCAAGTCTGCACCTTTCTCTATCATAATCCATGGGACCCCATACAGCCACAAGCAGCCCTATCAGCGACCACCACAACCATCTGCCTGAGAGAATCTTGGCCACACATTTCCCTGACCTATCAGGACTCGCAGAAGGAAGAGTGACTGCAGCGTGGCTGTAACAGCAGCTTCCACAAGAGCCAAACTCCTGTCAGGCGGTCACCAAGGTCCTCAAAGGCAATTGACTCATCTAATGAGGCTTCTGGGTCTTGCACTGACAGCAACAAGGAAGGGGACATGCGATCCTTCTGCGAGGACAACGCAGACCGGGGGCCAGATATAAAAGCCCTGGAATCTCAGAACTtcttacacacactcacacacacaaccacacactcCTCCCAGCTCACCTCCCACCATGGCCACATCCACTCTGTCCATCTGCTCCAGCGACCTGAGCTATGGCAATCACATCTGCCTGCCCGGTTCCTCTGACTCTTGCACAGACTCCTCCTGCCAGGTGAATGACTGTCTAGAGAGCTGCTGTAAGCCCTCCTGCTGTGCCCTCAGCTGCTGCCAGACCACCTGCTGTGTGCCTGTCTGCTGCAAGCCCATCTGCTGCAAGCCAATGTGCTGTGTGCCCAGCTGCTCTGGGACCGCCCCCTGCCCAGTCCTCTCATGCTGCCAACCTAACCCCTGCCCCTCATCCTGCTGCAGACCCTCCTCCTGCGTGTTCCTCATCTGCCACCCTGTGTGCAGACCTGCCTGCTGTGTGCCCATCTCCTCCTGCTGTGCCCCCTTCTCCTGCCAGCCCAGCTGCTGCCGCCCAGCCTGCTGCATGTCCCTGCTCTGTCGCCCTGTGTGCTCCCGCCCTGCCTGCTGCCTCCCCACCTCAGCCCAGACTTCCTGCTGCTGATCAAACATGTCCTACAAGGGCCAGCCTAGCTCAGGTTTCATTCTGTGACTGTGGTCCTCTCAGTCACCCCTCAGTCTGGTCCtgagctgtgttttttttttttttttttttttttttctttttcatttttctgaagctggaaacagggagtgacagtcagacagactcccgcatgcgcccgaccgggatccacccggcacgcccaccaggggcggtgctctgccccccagggggcgatgctctgcccatcctgggcgtcgccatattgcgaccagagccactctagcgcctgaggcagaggccacagagccatgcccagcgcccgggccatctttgctccaatggagccttggctgcgggaggggaagagagagacagagaggaaagcgcggcggaggggtggagaagcaaatgggcgcttctcctatgtgccctggccgggaatcgaacccgggtcctccgcacgctaggccgacgctctaccgctgagccaaccggccagggcctgagctgtGTTAGGTGGCTGTCCTCATTCAGAATGTCTCCACTGTCCTGACCTGACTGACCTCTGTTCCCAGGAGCCCTGAATCTGCTGCTTCCCTGGGGTTTTTGCCCCCCACGAGGTACCTCCACTTGCCTCTTGGTCACCTGTCCTTCTTTCCTAGTTTCTCTGTTGAGTCACTTGATCTCAACTCTCAACCTGTCAGCACCTCTTTGGGCAACCCAATAAACTCATTTTATTACTTGATGGCTTCCTTCATCTGATTttatggaggtgggggtggggaacacagGGTTTTTATCAGACACTGGTCTCTTCCAGCCACAAGTATTTCTAAAAATGAGTGACTGAGAAGTCCCAAAGGGCAGTGGCCTGACTCCTCTTGGTAGGGCACCAGGTGGAACTCTTGCCCTGGCCTGGAAAGTCAATGTCTGCTGGGTCTGTGCCTGACTTCCTTGAGGCCAGTTGCCTGCAGAAATGTCATGGTCTAAGGACTGCACAGGCCCCATGGGCCATTTCCACCCACTGTCCCATCTGGACAAATTCATGCCGCCCCGATTTGCCCATCAGGAAATGCCCAGGGGCTCCCTGCAGCACTGCCTCTGTGGATCTGGGGCCACCCATATCCTCCACCTGCAGGTCTACACTGTTAGCAGAGACCTGATGGCACGAGGGAGGGAGGAGTGCTCCCATCCTGATGGAGTCAAGGGCTGGATGACCTTCCCACCAGACCTAACCCAAGAAATTAGCAAAAATGAACATCTTGCAATGTTGATGCATTTGTTACAAACATGGTTCATTGGTTATAATCAATAAACTTATACTGACATATCAATATCACTCAAAGTGAATAGTTTCCATTAGAATTTACTCTTGATGTACATTCTATAGGGTTTGATAGAGAGACCATTATAATTCATACAGAATAGTTCCCCTGCCCCCCAAATCCTCTCTGCTCCACCTGTTCATCCCTTCTTCTCTGCTAACCCCTGggaccactgatctttttactgtctccatagtttcaccttttccagaatgtcatatacttGGAAGCATACAGTCTGAAGACTTTCAGATTGGTTCCTTCATTTAGTAATGTGCATTTAAggtttctccatgtcttttcatggcttgatggctcatttttttttctaatttaaataacaTAACATTTACTAGCttaacacttttcttttcttttccaagtgggaagagtgaagatagagagacagactcccacatgcgccccactggaatccacccggcaacccttgtctgggggctgatgctttgcccaactggggccatgctcataaccaagctattttttagcatctgaggcaaaggctctaccaagccatcctcagtgcctgaggccaatgcattcaaaccaattgagccatggctgtgggaggagaaaagagagaaagaaagagaaggggaagggggaggggtaaagaagcagatggtcgcttctcctgtgtgccatgaccagaaatcgaacccagaacatccatatgctgggccgacgctctaccactgagccaaccagccaggaccttaacactttttaagtgtacagtttggcAGTATTAAGTATATTCATAATGTTGTACAACTGCcatccagaactcttttcattttgaaaaaatggaAACTCTTTACACATTAAACAACAATTTCCCaattctctcctccctccagcccctgggaaACACCATTCTACTTGCTGTAACTAAAGTAtctcatagcctgacctgtggtggcgcagtggataaagcgtcaacctggaaatgctgaggtcgccggttcaaaaccctgggcttgcctggtcaaggcacataagggagttgatgcttccagctcctccccccttctctctctctctctctctctctctgtctctccctctcctctttaaaatgaataaataaaaaaattaaaaaaaaataaagtatctcatataaatggaatctcatagtatttgtcttttttgactggcttattttgcttaccATATGTCTTCctggttcacttttttttttaagagtgaataatattccactgtgtgtatgtacattttgcttatccattcacccatcaaTGGACACTGGGTTGCTTTCACACTTGAGCTATTGTcaataatgcttctatgaacatgGGTTAACAAATATCTCTTCGAGatcctacttttaattcttttgagcACATATCCAAAAGAATCACTGGATCTTACGataattctacttttaattttggggggcaCCCATCATGCTTATTCCAAGAGTAGCTGTACCACTTCATGCtcacaccaacagtgcacaggggctccaatttctcccccttctcaccaagacttgttattttctgtgtgtttggtttttatatatagtttttatcctAAAGGATGTAAGGTGGTGGTGTCTTGTaggtttcatttgcattttctctaataattagaaagcatcttttca from Saccopteryx leptura isolate mSacLep1 chromosome 2, mSacLep1_pri_phased_curated, whole genome shotgun sequence carries:
- the LOC136395377 gene encoding keratin-associated protein 10-3-like encodes the protein MATSTLSICSSDLSYGNHICLPGSSDSCTDSSCQVNDCLESCCKPSCCALSCCQTTCCVPVCCKPICCKPMCCVPSCSGTAPCPVLSCCQPNPCPSSCCRPSSCVFLICHPVCRPACCVPISSCCAPFSCQPSCCRPACCMSLLCRPVCSRPACCLPTSAQTSCC